One window from the genome of Leptospiraceae bacterium encodes:
- a CDS encoding alpha/beta hydrolase: protein MIKILWIPGLGANEVMFIPMLKEFHRYYQFQIQNVFFKYYDVPPNQIQNLEEYADFLYEKNQTKLSFLYDIVIGCSLGGMILQTLIHKKKIQSRIYVLLSTGFHGDQLTFLSKFLTWLVDLIPTRSRRTLQLLISYSYRYFRFDLKFAYQFSKMFEDFPTNVFFESPKWIRNWEGIPEDELFSPNFYVIHGTRDPLLSFKKIQKTRKPNLVIKKGNHILFALYPKILTEKIRDFYLSYTRIAQTNSHQKKKRFRYKI, encoded by the coding sequence ATGATAAAAATCCTCTGGATACCTGGTTTAGGTGCCAACGAAGTAATGTTTATTCCCATGCTGAAGGAATTCCATCGTTACTATCAATTCCAAATCCAAAACGTATTCTTTAAGTATTATGATGTTCCACCTAATCAAATCCAAAACTTAGAAGAATATGCCGATTTTCTTTATGAGAAAAATCAAACTAAACTCAGTTTTCTTTACGATATTGTGATTGGTTGTTCTTTAGGTGGGATGATTTTACAGACTCTCATTCACAAAAAGAAAATCCAATCTCGAATTTATGTTTTGTTATCTACGGGATTTCATGGTGACCAACTGACATTTCTTTCTAAATTCCTGACCTGGCTGGTGGATTTGATCCCCACCCGATCACGCAGAACCTTACAACTCCTTATTTCTTATTCCTATCGCTATTTTCGTTTTGATTTGAAGTTTGCTTATCAGTTCAGTAAAATGTTTGAAGACTTCCCTACGAACGTTTTTTTTGAGTCCCCAAAGTGGATCCGAAACTGGGAGGGTATCCCCGAAGATGAACTTTTCTCCCCCAACTTCTATGTAATTCACGGAACAAGAGATCCTTTACTTTCTTTCAAAAAGATTCAAAAAACACGAAAACCCAATCTCGTCATAAAAAAAGGAAATCATATCTTATTTGCTCTATACCCAAAAATTTTGACGGAAAAAATTCGGGATTTTTACCTCTCTTACACAAGGATAGCTCAAACAAACTCTCACCAAAAGAAAAAAAGATTTCGATATAAGATATGA